In Planctomycetaceae bacterium, the DNA window CTGCTGGCCAGCGTTTTCCGGAGTGCGGCAGAAGGTGTGGCCATATTGACTCGGGACGGGCGAGTTCTGGAGGCGAATCCGACGTTTCTGCAAATGGTCGGAATGTCTCTGGAGGAAATTCTGCATAAATCCCTGGCCTCTGTGATGCGCATCCGCGTTTCGACATTTGCGAATGATCTCGCTCAGGTTGCTGAAGGTCAAAACTGGTCCGGTAAACTGCAGGTGGATTCCGGGCAAAACCCCGAACGGTGGTACTGGGCAACCATCAGCCGAAGTTGCGATGCTGGAGAGAACGGCGGGCGGCTGATTGCTTTGTTTTCGGATGTCACAGCGCTGGAAGTTTCGCAGCGGCAGCTGGAAAAGCAGGCGTTGTACGATAATCTCACGGGACTCCCGAACCGGAGATTCTTTAAGCGGCACATTGCCAGCCTGATTAACGATTCGGAGGAACAACAGTGTATTGCCGTGTGCTTCCTCGACCTCGATGATTTCAAACACGTCAACGACACTCAGGGGCATTCCGCCGGGGACAAACTGCTGAAGCAGGTGGCTCGTCGTCTTACAAAGACGGTTGGCAATGAGGCATTCGTTGCCCGATTTGGGGGAGATGAATTTGCAATCATCCTTACAAACATTGACCCTGCTTGTCGGCGAGTCGCGACGCTTACGGATCAGGTTCTGACAGCACTGAAGCAGCCATTTCAACCAGCCGGGAACGACTGCGTTATCGGAGTGAGTATTGGTGTCACGTTGTATCCGGAACATGCGACTGACGTCGAATTGCTGATGAAGAATGCAGACATTGCAATGTATGCAGCAAAGGCCGCGGGAAAAAACTCCGTCCGCATCTTCAACACAGGAATGCAGGAAACAGTCGACCTGCGTCATCGGATTCACAGTGAGCTGCGAAACGCTTTAAGAGGTGGGCATATCACCCTGCACTTCCAGCCAAAACTCTGTAGTCAAACAGGACGACTGGCAGGCTGCGAGGCACTGTCACGCTGGCAGCGTCCCGACGGGACGTATATTTCGCCGTCAGAATTTATTCCGATTGCCGAGCAAACAGGGCTGATTAATTCGCTGGGAGAACTGGTGCTGACCACGGCCGCCCGAACATGCAGACGATGGGCTGACGAAGGATTCAACCCCTTTCCGATTGCCGTCAACATCTCTCCGCAGCAACTGCGGCATCCTGCATTTCTGGATCGAATTCAGTGTATTCTGGCGGAGACCGGTGCGCGGCCTGAATGGATCGAACTGGAGATTACTGAAAACGCAGTTGTGGACGACCTGGACCGGGCAAGACGGACGATTCTGAATCTTTCAAAGATAGGCATACGGACAGCCATCGACGATTTTGGTAAGGGATATTCGTCTCTGAGCTACCTTGCGACGCTGCCGATCCAAACACTGAAAATTGATTCGTCATTCGTGCGTCAAATGGTCGAAATGCAGAACACGGCTGCCATCGTCAGGTCGATCGTTGGTCTGGGAAAAGGCCTGAACCTGACCGTTGTCGGTGAGGGAGTTGAAACGGAAGAGCAGGCCGATCTGCTCAAGTCGATGGGATGCGACGTGCTGCAGGGTTATCTGGTTAGCCGTCCAATCAGTGAAAAGAACTTTCGTGCATGGATGCAGGCACGGGGCCAAATTGACCACTCGCTGCCAATATCAGAAAGTGATGCAGGTCCCGTTCGTCGCTAGCTCAATGACGGATGCAAAGCCGGCGATTTCTGCAGAGGGAACTTTGCCGTCGTCCGATCCATCTTCAATTGAGCCCAGTCCACATGTGCGGTGGCAAACTGAGCACAAGAGCAGTCGACCACCTGAATCCAGATATCGATTCAACAGATCCGCAAGTGGCGGAAAACCCTGAACCGTAATGCCATCGGCACTCCTTGAGAATCCCCAGACGGCACCATCACTCGTCAGAAATACGATTGTTGGGTGCCCCATGGCAATTGCTGACAAAGCGCAGGAAAATGCCATCGTGGCGTTCTTCCCGTTGTCCGACTTTCCCGTTGTCAGCACGACAACAACATTCTTTTCTTCGGTCACACCAGACTCCTCAGGCAATTCGTATCGTGGCTTTCAGCACCGGGCCTTCTTCGATCGACTCCAGACAATTCCCAGTACGTCTGGCCCACGCTTCCACATCCAGTTTGAACGCCAGATCTGTTGCCTCGACCTCAAGCACCTGACCGCTGGACATCTGACGGACCGTTCTTGTAATTTCTACGATAGGCATCGGGCAATTCAAACCCTTGCAGTCGAGTTGTCTGTCAGCCATGCATGAAGCTTTCGAAGAGTTTATCGGAGGTTGGCATCAGAATTCCGGATCGTCCCGGATCCCTCCGTTTCCCGCAACCCATGAATCATGGTGTGTGTGACTTCAGCCAGCAACATGGTCCGTTCAATCCCGGAGTTGATCACCAATCTGCAGAACGATTCCGGCGGCAAAGCGGTCGAGATTCTCGGCTGAATCGTTGGCCCGCTTACGCCAAGTGTTTAGTTCGGACACTTGCTTTAGTCCTTTCACCAATGTGCCGATGGCGGTCCCGACCGCTTTGCTGGTTGGACTAAAAACCAGGCTGGCCGCGCTTTCAGGCATGTCACCAGCCAGCGAATCTACAATTGACCGAATCGACATGAATTTCGTTGACAATTCCTGACAGACCTGTGCAACTGCAAGGCTGGATGTGTCCACACAAATTGCATTGCTTGAACTGGCAAGTTCGGCCTTCTCGCGTTCTCTCAGAGGATGTCCGTCGGCCACAACATGACGTCCAACATGGATTCGTCGGCTGCTGGAGATTCGGCAGTGCACTTCCAGTTTCTGTCCATGAGTATCAACAATCTCGTTGGCGACTGAAAGATCACCGAATTTCACATTGTCGGACAACGAAGAACTGAATCCGAGGCACAGGACCCATTTGGGGCGATGTTCCCGGACCAGAATCTCTGCTGCCTTCCGATGCCGTGCAAATCCCTGTCCCGCCTCGACAATGGCGATGCGGATGGTCTCGTGAAGAAACCCACCCCGGAAAGTGCAACCTTCGTCAGCATACTTTCGGACTCGATCCAATCGCTTCATGAATGGCCGAATTTCGCCGATGTGTGTGCACACGATACCGACATGTGCAGACACGCGATCCAATTCGGGTTCCGAAACAGTTTGCGATGGCTCGGTGGATCCGGTCATCCTGGATTACTTTGCTTCAAAATCTTTCATGAAACTCACCAAAGCATCCACACCTTCCGGTGGGAATGCGTTGTAAATGCTGGCTCGCATTCCACCGACACTGCGATGCCCTTTCAAACCACTGAATCCCGCGGCTTCTGCTGCTTTGATGAATGCCGCGTCCTTATCGGGGTCACCAGTGACAAATGTCACGTTCATTTGTGAGCGACTGTCCCGCCGAGCCGTTGGTTTGAACAGACTGCCTGAATCGAGATAGTCATAAAGTACTGCTGCCTTTTTCCTGTTCCGGGTTTCAATGGCCGACAACCCTCCGGCAGCTTTGATCCAGCGAAACACCAGCATCATCAAATAGATGCCAAGAGTCGGAGGGGTATTGTACATCGATTCGTTTTCTGCATGCGTGCGATACTGCAGCATCACAGGTAGATTTGTACTGCCGGCCTCTACCAGATCGTCTCGAATAATGACCAGCGTGACTCCGCTCGGACCGAGGTTCTTCTGGGCTCCGGCGTAAATGATGCCATACTTTGCAACATCGATCTGGCGACTGAAAATATCGCTGCTGGCATCGCATACCAGAAACGCGTTGTCAGGGTACCCTGCAGGTTCCCCGACAAACTGCGTCCCGAAGATCGTGTTGTTGGAAGTGAAGTGGACGTATCGCGGATTCTCGCTGTATGTCGCCTGATCCGGGATATAGCTGAAGTTTGCCTCTTTACTGCTACAGGCGGAGTGAACTCTGCCATATTCGCCCGCGGCTTTCACTGCCTTTTGAGACCAGGCTCCGGTCACCAGATAGTCGGCAGTCTGATCACTGCCGAGAAGGTTCATCGGAACCATCGAAAACTGCAACGATGCTCCGCCCTGCAGGAAGAGTACTTTGTAGTTATCCGGGATCCCTGCAATCTCTCTGCACAGAGCCTCTGCCTCTGCGGCAACGGCCATGAACGGTTTTCCACGGTGAGAATGCTCACAAATGCCGATTCCCGTATCCCCAAGCGAAAGCAAATTTGCGGCCGCTTCTTCCAGAACACTCTCAGGGAGAACAGCTGGGCCAGCTGAAAAGTTAAAGATGCGATTAACCATCGCCTTTACGCGCTTTCTGATTCGAGGATTTGGATGGAAGCAGATTCATACAGAATTACCAGACACGCCAGTAAAGGGTAACGGACACACGGACTTTGCTTCAACAGAGTTGAATTGGTCGCCCCAATCGTCTCATGAACGCGACAGCCCTGCCGGGAGGGCAACGTTTATTCGCATTCCCAGTTACAATGCCTGCCGCCGTGATTCGCCGCAGTTCCCGGTCTTTTCACGTGTCAATTGCAGGTGGCGATCCAACGGGAGATGTCGATGGTTTTGCGGGTGCTTCGGTCGGCGGAGGAACAGGCATTGGTTCGTCCGGGGCAAGGCGTCGAATGCGAATCCGTCTGAAATGAACCTCCGCTCCTTCACTCTGAAGTGCTATGGCTCCGTTCGAAGGCACTGCACCAGTTGTTTCCCCAGCCTTCTTTCCATTCACCTCAACACTCAAACGGCCGCCCATGCTCACAATTCTGCAGGTGTTCCAGGTATTCACGGGCCCCGCCAGGTCCGCATCGCTGGTGTTCGCACTTTTTGCATCTCCGCTCGGAAAAACGCTTCCAGCTTTGGGTTGATGAAATTGAATCTGCATGGAAGTTGGCCAGATCCGCGGTTCATCCTGCAAGTAGACCAGCACGCCACTATTACCATTTGCGTCTGTGGGGAAACGCCATTCGAGCGTCAATTCGAAGTCAGAATATGTTTCGGTACTGTAAAGGAAGCCCTTGGGTTGCCCGGCACATACGAGCATCGGGTCTCCTGAGTTCTCAGTAACTCGCCACACTTCCTCCATGGTCGCCTTTGAATCGGCGCTGTAGCACTTCCAGTGCCTGCCCAGATCCGGCACGATCAATTCGGTGAAGCCAGCAGGATCAGTGGAAACAACCTTTTTCCTGCCCGGATCAGAAACGGATGGTTGAGGATCCTGATTCGCATCCGTCAAACTTCCGGCCTTTGGGGTGGCCCTGGGTGTTTCGTCGGCGTGTGTGGCTGAAAAAAACAGGCCGGTGACCATCAGCAATGCGAAAATGCCAATCCGATGCAAATGCCTGTTCGGACGGGACAGGTACATCCGCCCGGATCCCGAAACACCGCCTGCGGACAGGAGTTGAGATTCGACTTGTGGAATATCACCGAAGCGATCCGCTGATCCGGGGAACACTTCGCTGAAAGACAATTGGTGCATATTTCCCAACCGATTCAAAAGCTCGGCAGCTTCAATCCAAACGAATAATTCGGACCTCCGCGACCGCGGCACCACGGGCGACTGTCCTGGCAGAACACTAGACATTCCAGGGGCGGCAATGTCAATCGACGATGTCATTTCACGACGAACTTCCGGTTGAGGTGAGCATTCGCCTCGAATGGGTAATCTCAGGCATCCACGGCAGAATTCGCCGCATCCCGGTCGCTATTCTGGCCGATTTCCATGATCACATCTCCAGGACCTTCATCGGGATAGGCGCTGGCAGGGAACTCTGCTAATTTTCCGCGGGTCAACCGTCGAACGGATTTAATGGTCGATCTGTAATCTTGCGACGCCAATTTTCTGGTCAGCAATTTTCAAGCTCAACGGCATGGAGGCCGCGATGGGATTGAAGCGAACAAATCAGTCTGTACCTGCAGAAACAACCGTCCCAGTTCCCGATGCGTCGCGAACGCAGATTCGCTGGCTCATTCGCCGCGATATGGACGAAGTGCTGGATATCGAACGCAAGAGCTTTCAGTTCGCATGGAACGAAGAAGAATTTCTCTGCTGCCTTCGTCAACGCAACTGCATCGGCACTGTCGCTGAGCTCGACCATAAAATCGTCGGGTTCATGATCTACGAGCTGCACAAGTCCATGCTCAGAATTCTGAACTTCGCCGTGTCGCCTGAATTTCGCCGCCAGGGAATCGGCTACCAGATGGTTCAGAGACTGATCGACAAATTATCGCAACAGCGTCGCCGCGAAATTGTGCTGGAAGTCCGCGAAACGAATGTTCCCGCACAGCTGTTTTTCCAAAAGGGCGGGTTCCGAGCGGTCACCGTTTTGAGAAATCACTACGACGATACGCTGGAAGATGCCTACTACATGCGTTACTGCCTGACAGATGAGGCGACAATTCCGTTCGCACCGCACAATCGGATCTCCGAATACGACGCGGCTTAGCGAACTGTTCAAGAACGGGACTGGCTCGAACAGGAGACGTGGCAACACGATAGTCTACAACCGTCCTGCGTGTCCGGATTTTTGAACGGACAGTTAGCGTTCCCCAAATACAGTGCAACATGATGGCGATACCCTCCCGGGTGTCGCCATTTTTGTTGGAACTCAGATGGATTTGTTGGATCCCAGACGGCAGCCTCTCAGGAACTGCGGTCATCCAAACATCATTCCTGATTTCATCGGCCGCTATTTGCTGACAACCTCGTCGAGATTCAACAAGGTGTTGGCCACCATTGTCATCGCGGCCACGTCTTCCAGCGCAAATGAATCTGAAGGCGGGACTTCGCCGACGGATATCAGTTTTCTTGCAGCGTCCGTGTCTGCCGCATATTCCATGCGATAAAGCTGAAAGTCTTCAGTGAGCTGATCAAGCTCACCGTCAAGGGGATGCCTCAGAAGGACGTTGCGAGCCATCCACTGAATTTTGCTCCGTATCGTATCCGCAGGTTGGTTAAGTGTTTGTTCTGCAAGGACTCGCGCTGCCTCCACATACTGTGGATCATTCATCAGCAGCAGGGCCTGCATGGGGCTGTTGGTTCTTTCACGACGCACAGTACAACTTTCGCGGGATGGCGCATCGAAGGTGCTCATTTGCGGAGGTGGTGCGGTTCGTTTGAAGAAGGTGTAAATTGTTCGACGATGGACTTTGTCGGCACCGGTATCCTTCTTGAAACGAACCGTGTTTGAACCCGAATAGCCGACCGCAAACCAGAGGCCATCCGGTTGGGGTGGCTTGACAGCCGGTCCGCCGATTTGCTCATGAAGCAAACCGCTGACAAACAGAGCCTGATCACGGAGCATTTCTGCGTCAAGACGATAACGCGGACCTCGAGAGAACAGTCGGTTTGACGGGTCGCGCTCGAGCTTAAGGAGCGTAATCTGTGAACTCTGTCGATAGGTGCCGGATGTCACAATCAGGCGGACTAAGTGTTTCACATCCCACCCATGCGACGCACCGCTCAGTTGAGGCCGCATGAACTCTGAGCTGAGCCAGTCGAGCAGCTGCGGATGGCTGGGAGGTTCGCCCTGGGAACCAAAATCTTCACTGGTCTTGACGATTCCGGTCCCAAAGAACTGCTGCCAGAATCTGTTGACGGTGACGCGTGACGTTAGTGGATGATTTGGAGCAACCAACCATCTGGCCAAACCCAGGCGATTGTTTGCTTCCCCTTCAGGAAATGGAGGCAGGACGGATGGCACACCTCGCTCAACCTGCTCGCGAGGCTGATCATATTCGCCGCGATTCAGAATGAAGGCTGGCTTCGGCTGTGCGAGTTCCCGGTAGACCAGTGTTGTTGCCGCGGCTTTCTGTACGGCGTCCATTCGTGCCTGTGCATCAGCCTGCTTTTGGGCCAGTGCCGCGATGGCTTCACGTGTTGGACCATAGGCGTTTTCGATGAAGTATTCTTTGAGAGAAGTTGACTGCTGATTGGTTCTGTCGCTTGCTGGCAACGATAAGACGGTTTGCAGATTCTGCGGCAGCGATTTTCCTCCGAACTTCTTTTGGTCTTCCTGCCACAGGGCAAAAGAATCGTAGAGCGGTTGCTGCGACGACTTGCTGACAATTCCCGCCCTGTCCCAGTAAACGGTCCCATCGAACTGCGTGAATGCCCAGCCATTGACTTCTGAATTCTCGGCCAGTCCGACTTTGCTTACCGGGATCTCAAGGCGGACCCATTCCCCCGTTCCTGGCAAGTCACCCATTCGCATACGACTGGGTGACTGGTCGTTGCCCCAGTCGATACTGTTGCTGCCCCAGTAAGCTC includes these proteins:
- a CDS encoding DUF1553 domain-containing protein; this encodes MKFDIVHFQPSRLTLIVFAVILSVSTGSFPFSDLSADEISFATQIRPILSDKCFRCHGPDEHERKAELRLDDESSAKADRDGSHAAIIAGDAKNSELLARINSDDADLIMPPVDSGKSLTPAEIQLLTTWIQQGAPWGQHWAFEPVVRHEPPTIAGNDAFNDIDRFVKAKLDTVGLRQNAQADRVSLIRRVTFDLTGLPPSVAEVDAFLADGSVNAYEKVVDRLLASPRYGEHMARFWLDAARYGDTHGLHLDNYREMWAYRDWVIRAFNTNQPFDQFVVEQLAGDLLPNPTDDQLIATGFNRCHVTTSEGGSIAEEVEMRNTVERVLATGTVFMGLTMDCCRCHNHKFDPITSKDFYSLYAYFNSIDGNPLDGNRKDHAPVINVLTDAQKSEIAQLQEQVADLRQQVREIVTSVQYTEPENPTPPTLAEPTEFVWIEDSVPEGANAQGNTPWEFVKKPLPVFSGETSSKRTATGLSQHFFDGAKTPLRISSGDLFFCYVYLDPANPPKEIMLQWNDGSWNHRAYWGSNSIDWGNDQSPSRMRMGDLPGTGEWVRLEIPVSKVGLAENSEVNGWAFTQFDGTVYWDRAGIVSKSSQQPLYDSFALWQEDQKKFGGKSLPQNLQTVLSLPASDRTNQQSTSLKEYFIENAYGPTREAIAALAQKQADAQARMDAVQKAAATTLVYRELAQPKPAFILNRGEYDQPREQVERGVPSVLPPFPEGEANNRLGLARWLVAPNHPLTSRVTVNRFWQQFFGTGIVKTSEDFGSQGEPPSHPQLLDWLSSEFMRPQLSGASHGWDVKHLVRLIVTSGTYRQSSQITLLKLERDPSNRLFSRGPRYRLDAEMLRDQALFVSGLLHEQIGGPAVKPPQPDGLWFAVGYSGSNTVRFKKDTGADKVHRRTIYTFFKRTAPPPQMSTFDAPSRESCTVRRERTNSPMQALLLMNDPQYVEAARVLAEQTLNQPADTIRSKIQWMARNVLLRHPLDGELDQLTEDFQLYRMEYAADTDAARKLISVGEVPPSDSFALEDVAAMTMVANTLLNLDEVVSK
- the serC gene encoding 3-phosphoserine/phosphohydroxythreonine transaminase: MVNRIFNFSAGPAVLPESVLEEAAANLLSLGDTGIGICEHSHRGKPFMAVAAEAEALCREIAGIPDNYKVLFLQGGASLQFSMVPMNLLGSDQTADYLVTGAWSQKAVKAAGEYGRVHSACSSKEANFSYIPDQATYSENPRYVHFTSNNTIFGTQFVGEPAGYPDNAFLVCDASSDIFSRQIDVAKYGIIYAGAQKNLGPSGVTLVIIRDDLVEAGSTNLPVMLQYRTHAENESMYNTPPTLGIYLMMLVFRWIKAAGGLSAIETRNRKKAAVLYDYLDSGSLFKPTARRDSRSQMNVTFVTGDPDKDAAFIKAAEAAGFSGLKGHRSVGGMRASIYNAFPPEGVDALVSFMKDFEAK
- a CDS encoding DsrE family protein, translated to MTEEKNVVVVLTTGKSDNGKNATMAFSCALSAIAMGHPTIVFLTSDGAVWGFSRSADGITVQGFPPLADLLNRYLDSGGRLLLCSVCHRTCGLGSIEDGSDDGKVPSAEIAGFASVIELATNGTCITF
- the rimI gene encoding ribosomal protein S18-alanine N-acetyltransferase codes for the protein MGLKRTNQSVPAETTVPVPDASRTQIRWLIRRDMDEVLDIERKSFQFAWNEEEFLCCLRQRNCIGTVAELDHKIVGFMIYELHKSMLRILNFAVSPEFRRQGIGYQMVQRLIDKLSQQRRREIVLEVRETNVPAQLFFQKGGFRAVTVLRNHYDDTLEDAYYMRYCLTDEATIPFAPHNRISEYDAA
- a CDS encoding EAL domain-containing protein translates to MSTFDSRDSISKPRSQITSVRSLTHMESELDALSELLQPLLQAASLPSDAGARVSSCLELFRQAANEAAEELRIVQKKSDDLARAQADALVYSAEIIDELDETRQRLAEARAIAEEAARDTQRLADTVFECTHDAVLIMKESYCVACNDNACSLVGDREEIIGKWPPRFSQAILETGEAANADLIECYNAAMQGNVRTVEVGFTSASGNDVWCEVTMTAFHMQSGDHVLVTVHDITNRKQFERELRRHRDFLDNIINAVPDHLVVGKSDNALVVANDAFCESFGYQRDQVIGLSIDEVNRVFAQDSSETEVTLVSGTQKVFSTKCSRFQDSVSGDTYTVATSRDITEERARERRLSLLASVFRSAAEGVAILTRDGRVLEANPTFLQMVGMSLEEILHKSLASVMRIRVSTFANDLAQVAEGQNWSGKLQVDSGQNPERWYWATISRSCDAGENGGRLIALFSDVTALEVSQRQLEKQALYDNLTGLPNRRFFKRHIASLINDSEEQQCIAVCFLDLDDFKHVNDTQGHSAGDKLLKQVARRLTKTVGNEAFVARFGGDEFAIILTNIDPACRRVATLTDQVLTALKQPFQPAGNDCVIGVSIGVTLYPEHATDVELLMKNADIAMYAAKAAGKNSVRIFNTGMQETVDLRHRIHSELRNALRGGHITLHFQPKLCSQTGRLAGCEALSRWQRPDGTYISPSEFIPIAEQTGLINSLGELVLTTAARTCRRWADEGFNPFPIAVNISPQQLRHPAFLDRIQCILAETGARPEWIELEITENAVVDDLDRARRTILNLSKIGIRTAIDDFGKGYSSLSYLATLPIQTLKIDSSFVRQMVEMQNTAAIVRSIVGLGKGLNLTVVGEGVETEEQADLLKSMGCDVLQGYLVSRPISEKNFRAWMQARGQIDHSLPISESDAGPVRR
- a CDS encoding DUF1080 domain-containing protein; amino-acid sequence: MHQLSFSEVFPGSADRFGDIPQVESQLLSAGGVSGSGRMYLSRPNRHLHRIGIFALLMVTGLFFSATHADETPRATPKAGSLTDANQDPQPSVSDPGRKKVVSTDPAGFTELIVPDLGRHWKCYSADSKATMEEVWRVTENSGDPMLVCAGQPKGFLYSTETYSDFELTLEWRFPTDANGNSGVLVYLQDEPRIWPTSMQIQFHQPKAGSVFPSGDAKSANTSDADLAGPVNTWNTCRIVSMGGRLSVEVNGKKAGETTGAVPSNGAIALQSEGAEVHFRRIRIRRLAPDEPMPVPPPTEAPAKPSTSPVGSPPAIDT
- a CDS encoding sulfurtransferase TusA family protein, with product MADRQLDCKGLNCPMPIVEITRTVRQMSSGQVLEVEATDLAFKLDVEAWARRTGNCLESIEEGPVLKATIRIA